From one Pecten maximus chromosome 8, xPecMax1.1, whole genome shotgun sequence genomic stretch:
- the LOC117332508 gene encoding uncharacterized protein LOC117332508 has protein sequence MLVNMLNKDVVEKLGEEVWTEFASSTFATLTKVICGTTKDNYFEKLMHNILQILIKISSLAGPAQGCVLSTDSQTHLIDLLPRCSKENRRLARMLLRKANPDFEKEPSGKKNEGTKKKKRKIKEDHANSSEKVEVSTDIKVNGEVGGSPAKVKKIQGKDENVPVKVKKAKKKKDVKSAQKQSNMMDVTT, from the exons ATGTTGGTGAACATGCTCAATAAAGATGTG GTGGAAAAGTTAGGCGAGGAGGTGTGGACAGAGTTTGCCTCATCAACATTTGCCACACTTACAAAG GTCATATGTGGTACCACAAAGGACAACTATTTTGAGAAACTGATGCACAACATATTGCAAATCCTCATCAAGATCTCCTCACTGGCAGGTCCAGCTCAG GGGTGTGTGTTATCTACAGACAGCCAGACTCATTTGATAGATCTGCTTCCACGATGCAGCAAAGAGAATCGTCGCTTGGCTCGCATGTTATTGAGGAAAGCAAACCCAGATTTTGAGAAAGAGCCAAG TGGAAAGAAGAATGAGGGGacgaaaaagaagaaaagaaaaataaaggAAGATCATGCAAACTCATCAGAAAAAGTGGAAGTTTCAACAGATATTAAAGTAAACGGTGAGGTGGGAGGTTCACCAGCTAAAGTAAAGAAAATCCAGGGAAAGGATGAAAATGTTCCTGTTAAAGTGAAGAAagcaaagaaaaagaaagacgTGAAATCTGCACAGAAACAGTCCAACATGATGGATGTAACAACTTGA